One part of the Parasphingorhabdus sp. SCSIO 66989 genome encodes these proteins:
- a CDS encoding tetratricopeptide repeat protein — protein MRFSPPVMAIAAIFALSSSATFSQEEEYQPDPRSVVLVDDAKAALNIGETEKAIDLFEAALAIDPANRAAYLGLAETARANGLPGKAIGLYRRILELEPNNIAALSGQGRAFVQRGAMEKAKINLTRLKDLCEGDCIETTLLSAAVEEGAPEEVLSAEAVTPAPTVSDEGETQEP, from the coding sequence ATGCGTTTTTCCCCGCCCGTAATGGCCATTGCCGCCATTTTTGCCCTGTCATCCAGCGCGACGTTTAGCCAGGAGGAGGAGTATCAGCCTGATCCGCGTTCGGTGGTTCTGGTGGATGATGCCAAGGCGGCGTTGAATATCGGGGAGACCGAAAAAGCGATTGATCTGTTCGAGGCGGCTCTGGCCATCGACCCCGCCAATCGCGCTGCCTATCTCGGCCTTGCCGAGACTGCGCGTGCCAATGGATTGCCGGGCAAGGCTATCGGTCTGTATCGCCGGATTTTGGAACTGGAGCCCAATAATATCGCAGCACTGTCCGGTCAGGGTCGTGCCTTTGTGCAACGCGGCGCGATGGAAAAGGCCAAGATCAATCTCACGCGTCTGAAAGACCTGTGCGAAGGTGATTGTATCGAAACCACCTTGCTGTCGGCTGCAGTTGAAGAGGGCGCACCTGAAGAAGTGCTTTCTGCAGAAGCGGTTACCCCTGCGCCTACCGTCAGCGATGAAGGCGAAACGCAGGAGCCTTAA
- a CDS encoding RNA pyrophosphohydrolase, which yields MSGRIVNGIDVDTLPYRPCAGIMLLNAKGLVFAGQRLDNPGSPAWQMPQGGIDKGEDPESAALRELGEETGISSDKVDIVTRTRDELFYDLPDELIGKIWKGKWRGQRQIWFLMRFLGQDSDINIATDHAEFSRWKWADPMQLPDMIVPFKRQLYRDVLKEFTSHL from the coding sequence ATGAGCGGACGAATTGTCAACGGCATAGATGTCGATACCCTGCCCTATCGTCCTTGTGCAGGCATTATGCTGCTGAACGCCAAGGGTCTGGTATTCGCCGGCCAGAGGCTCGACAATCCAGGCAGCCCGGCATGGCAAATGCCGCAGGGCGGCATAGACAAGGGTGAAGACCCCGAAAGCGCAGCGTTGCGCGAATTGGGCGAAGAAACCGGCATATCCTCTGACAAGGTGGACATTGTCACACGTACACGCGACGAGCTGTTTTATGACCTTCCTGATGAATTGATTGGCAAAATCTGGAAAGGCAAATGGCGCGGGCAGCGTCAGATATGGTTTCTCATGCGCTTTCTGGGTCAGGACAGCGACATCAACATCGCGACCGACCATGCCGAATTCTCGCGCTGGAAATGGGCGGACCCGATGCAGCTTCCCGATATGATCGTACCCTTTAAACGCCAGCTTTACCGCGATGTGTTGAAAGAATTTACGTCACACCTTTAG
- a CDS encoding DUF481 domain-containing protein, which produces MFQKSSKGALCAALIASTALVTPQMAYAEVPESVKALIDQAIADKDDSAVETVIGLAKKTNPEDSAALDAMLSEYQSVRLAEKEAEEAAAEAERLANNGLFDNWSGQGEIGGFRSTGNTSNTGITGSLKLQKQGKRWRHNLTALVDFQRTEGVSTREQFLFAYEPNVQFTDRLYGYGLAQYERDRFQGFSARYTLSGGLGYRFLTGERMTLDVKGGPAYRQVELVGGGSNSQLAALAALDFDWQVVDNIKLTQDAEAYIASGNSTLRSITGLEAALSSALTARVSYTVEHETDPPVGSVATDTLTRFTLIYGF; this is translated from the coding sequence ATGTTTCAGAAAAGTTCAAAAGGTGCGCTTTGCGCAGCGCTCATCGCGTCCACGGCTCTTGTAACGCCGCAAATGGCCTATGCCGAGGTACCGGAATCGGTTAAAGCACTGATTGATCAGGCAATTGCTGACAAGGATGACAGCGCGGTTGAGACCGTTATTGGCCTGGCCAAGAAGACCAATCCTGAAGACAGCGCCGCGCTTGACGCCATGTTGAGTGAATATCAGTCTGTCCGTCTCGCCGAGAAAGAAGCCGAAGAAGCCGCTGCTGAGGCCGAACGCCTCGCCAATAACGGCCTGTTCGACAATTGGAGCGGTCAGGGTGAAATTGGTGGTTTCCGCTCGACCGGCAACACCAGCAACACCGGTATCACCGGCAGTTTGAAGCTACAGAAGCAAGGCAAGCGCTGGCGGCATAACCTTACCGCTCTGGTCGACTTCCAACGCACCGAGGGCGTCAGCACGCGCGAGCAATTCCTGTTCGCCTATGAGCCCAATGTCCAGTTTACCGACCGGCTTTATGGCTATGGACTGGCGCAATATGAGCGTGACCGTTTTCAGGGCTTTTCCGCACGTTATACGCTTTCCGGCGGTCTGGGCTATCGCTTCCTGACTGGCGAACGAATGACGCTGGATGTCAAAGGCGGCCCGGCCTATCGCCAGGTCGAACTTGTCGGTGGTGGCTCCAACAGCCAATTGGCTGCATTGGCGGCGCTCGATTTTGATTGGCAGGTCGTCGACAATATCAAACTGACTCAGGATGCAGAGGCTTACATCGCCTCGGGCAACTCTACGCTGCGTTCAATCACCGGTCTTGAGGCCGCGCTGAGCTCAGCCCTTACGGCCCGGGTTTCCTATACTGTCGAACATGAGACCGACCCGCCAGTCGGATCGGTCGCGACCGACACGCTGACGCGTTTCACGCTGATTTACGGCTTCTAA
- a CDS encoding DUF937 domain-containing protein, which translates to MNFAHILQQSGAIDNIAGQLGIDKTIAHAGASALLPAILGGFKKTTEQGGGVDGLGGILSQLGGSGLLESVLGPQETPIEQGNNVLGQIFGSKDVSRSVAGHASQQTGVDSSILKKMLPMLAMVVGGYMANQQGGAQAQQQSGGGLGGLLGGLLGGSGGSSASGIASMLDLDGDGNPLDDIIGIASKFAR; encoded by the coding sequence ATGAACTTCGCACATATTCTGCAGCAGAGCGGCGCGATTGACAACATTGCTGGCCAGCTCGGTATCGACAAAACCATTGCCCATGCAGGCGCAAGTGCTTTGCTCCCCGCAATCCTTGGTGGCTTTAAGAAAACCACAGAGCAAGGCGGTGGTGTTGATGGTCTGGGTGGCATCCTGTCGCAATTGGGTGGCAGCGGCCTGCTGGAGTCAGTCCTCGGTCCCCAGGAAACGCCGATTGAGCAGGGCAATAATGTTCTCGGCCAGATATTTGGCTCCAAGGACGTCAGTCGCTCGGTTGCCGGTCATGCCTCACAGCAGACCGGTGTCGATTCCTCGATCCTGAAGAAAATGCTGCCAATGCTAGCCATGGTTGTTGGCGGTTATATGGCGAACCAGCAGGGTGGGGCGCAGGCGCAACAGCAAAGTGGCGGTGGTCTTGGCGGTCTGCTCGGCGGCTTGCTTGGCGGCAGTGGCGGCTCATCGGCTTCGGGTATTGCCTCGATGCTTGACCTTGATGGCGATGGCAACCCGCTGGATGACATTATCGGCATTGCCAGCAAATTTGCCCGCTAA
- a CDS encoding RsmB/NOP family class I SAM-dependent RNA methyltransferase translates to MTPSARVQAAIELLDAVIVAARDGGASADVVTARFLKERRYMGSKDRRAVRDLVYDAIRLIGERPDNGRAAMAMLAAHNPEMQVLFDGSKYGPEPLEPAELAIDKPGPIPQWLMPLLPDYIDVDEIAALLSRAPLDLGIKPGAQADVQQAFPDITVSEHLPQAGRLPAGTQVKNSAVWREGLIDIQDWGSQAICALCDAAQHKAIIDLCAGAGGKTLALAQQADDDAVILATDTSRARLAELAPRAERLGIPNIATRLLNPAQESAMLSDWKRRADCVLVDAPCSGTGVWRRNPEARWRLDAKRLDRLCETQSRLLDIAADMVRPGGILVYAVCSILPREGVMQLAAFLDRKPELSVQLPDYPLGRCVGSKGVQHRESALGIALTPAHDETDGFFLTRLVKS, encoded by the coding sequence ATGACACCATCGGCGCGGGTGCAAGCCGCGATTGAATTGCTGGATGCGGTTATTGTTGCAGCCCGCGATGGCGGAGCAAGTGCCGATGTCGTCACCGCGCGTTTCCTGAAAGAACGCCGCTATATGGGCAGCAAGGACCGGCGCGCAGTGCGTGATCTTGTCTATGATGCTATCCGGCTGATCGGTGAGCGTCCAGACAATGGTCGTGCCGCCATGGCGATGCTGGCGGCGCATAATCCTGAAATGCAGGTGCTTTTCGATGGCTCGAAATACGGGCCTGAGCCACTAGAACCTGCTGAACTCGCTATTGATAAGCCGGGACCGATACCGCAATGGCTTATGCCATTATTACCTGATTACATCGATGTTGATGAGATAGCGGCATTGCTGTCTCGTGCGCCGTTGGATCTGGGCATAAAGCCCGGCGCGCAGGCTGATGTGCAACAGGCCTTTCCCGATATCACTGTGTCTGAGCATCTGCCTCAAGCGGGCAGGCTGCCTGCAGGGACACAGGTAAAGAACAGCGCTGTCTGGCGTGAAGGGCTGATCGATATTCAGGACTGGGGCAGTCAGGCGATCTGTGCGCTATGCGATGCTGCGCAGCATAAAGCCATCATCGATCTATGCGCCGGGGCAGGGGGCAAGACACTGGCTCTGGCGCAACAGGCTGATGATGATGCCGTGATATTGGCAACGGATACCTCGCGTGCCCGGCTGGCCGAGCTAGCACCGCGCGCCGAGCGTCTGGGCATTCCCAATATAGCGACCCGCTTGCTCAACCCGGCCCAGGAAAGCGCTATGCTCTCCGATTGGAAAAGACGCGCCGATTGCGTGCTGGTCGATGCGCCATGCAGTGGCACCGGCGTATGGCGGCGCAATCCGGAAGCGCGTTGGCGGCTGGATGCGAAACGTCTGGATCGACTATGCGAAACCCAGTCACGCCTGCTCGACATCGCGGCGGATATGGTGCGGCCCGGTGGCATATTGGTCTATGCGGTATGCTCCATCCTGCCGCGTGAAGGCGTTATGCAACTGGCGGCCTTTCTTGACCGGAAACCGGAACTTTCCGTCCAGTTGCCCGATTATCCATTAGGACGGTGTGTCGGCAGTAAAGGCGTTCAGCATCGCGAAAGCGCATTGGGAATAGCCCTGACACCGGCCCATGACGAGACAGACGGATTTTTTCTGACACGTCTTGTGAAATCATGA
- a CDS encoding alpha/beta hydrolase, producing the protein MATQPDTTDQNTPFVRPDVQACLTMMAAMEGPAMNEMTPEDARQAYLAMHMLADAEPIELAVTRDLTCPGPVGDIPLRFYDKQAERDKAGPAIVFVHGGGFVIGDLATHHSFCTLLADQLDLPLIAVDYRLAPENPFPAAAEDAIAAARWIAGSPEALGLDVTGLIPVGDSAGGNLAIVITQALTQSPAEVPVTAQMPIYPVVSTDRDWPSMQDFADGYVLTKEAMEWFDAAYQPDSESAHYNVLDQDHSQTPPTVLITTSLDPLRDQGRAYGAALLQAGITTSFYEAEGNVHDFIALRKLIPSSVHDCNAMIGRLNGILKGLEGLPNSGVPAE; encoded by the coding sequence ATGGCCACCCAACCCGACACAACTGATCAGAACACCCCCTTTGTCCGCCCCGATGTGCAGGCTTGCCTGACAATGATGGCGGCGATGGAGGGGCCAGCGATGAACGAGATGACACCGGAAGACGCACGTCAGGCCTATCTTGCCATGCATATGCTGGCCGATGCAGAGCCGATCGAACTGGCGGTTACGCGCGACCTCACCTGCCCGGGACCTGTAGGCGATATTCCGCTTCGATTTTACGACAAGCAAGCCGAGCGCGATAAGGCTGGTCCGGCGATTGTTTTTGTCCATGGCGGCGGGTTTGTGATTGGTGATCTTGCGACGCATCACAGCTTTTGCACCCTATTGGCAGATCAACTCGATCTGCCGCTGATTGCTGTCGACTATCGCCTGGCACCGGAAAATCCGTTCCCTGCGGCTGCCGAAGACGCGATTGCCGCGGCGCGCTGGATTGCCGGATCACCCGAGGCGTTGGGGTTGGATGTTACCGGGCTTATTCCCGTCGGCGATAGTGCCGGTGGCAATTTGGCGATCGTTATCACCCAGGCGCTCACCCAATCGCCTGCCGAAGTGCCAGTGACTGCGCAAATGCCCATCTATCCGGTGGTCAGCACCGATCGCGACTGGCCGTCAATGCAGGATTTTGCCGATGGCTATGTGCTGACCAAAGAGGCGATGGAATGGTTTGACGCGGCCTATCAGCCCGATAGCGAGAGCGCGCATTATAATGTGCTGGATCAGGACCATAGCCAGACCCCGCCAACGGTATTGATAACCACAAGTCTCGACCCGCTGCGCGACCAAGGCCGGGCCTATGGCGCGGCGTTGTTGCAGGCGGGTATTACCACAAGTTTTTATGAAGCCGAGGGCAATGTGCATGACTTTATCGCGCTCAGAAAACTGATCCCCAGCTCGGTGCATGACTGCAATGCGATGATCGGGCGGTTGAACGGTATCTTGAAGGGCCTTGAAGGTTTGCCGAATAGCGGAGTCCCGGCCGAATGA
- a CDS encoding M28 family peptidase translates to MKLYAIWTVPAALGLLQCPVVAQNTPVDLEPTTEADVREHIAILASDDFAGRDPGTIGEIKTLTYLSQQWATAGMVSGTNDADKPWFQPVPLVQSKPVSSSVRILQDGKSLKLNENDILIIGTAPDAAVEGPIVFVGYGTDGEGKVLGDVAGKITLMLYATPEGTEKYPSRDERRAALADAGAAAVLTVVPDSFPWRAVKRSIKRGSYERASDDRQPMITGAVRYDFAEDLLRLGDSSLKAESEAAQNAVVYVGYDTGLTADLSATTAIRRFTSHNVIGKFPGNRPGSGAVMLMGHWDHFGSECRPPEAEDRICNGAVDNASGMAVLTEVAEELGRLGPFDRDIYFMGTTAEERGLLGAYHYADYPAFPLDDIVAAFNLDTTAIAPRGTPVATIGRGETDLDDEIDAISRSLGREVDESLDANEFIKRQDGWAFAAKGVPAFMIGGSFADDALLQKFLRGNYHSPDDETENILDLGGAAEDADLHIALVRYFADTEKYSKE, encoded by the coding sequence ATGAAGTTATATGCAATATGGACCGTTCCAGCAGCTTTGGGCCTTTTGCAGTGCCCTGTAGTTGCGCAAAATACGCCTGTTGACCTCGAGCCAACGACCGAAGCCGATGTGCGCGAGCATATCGCCATATTGGCCAGCGATGACTTTGCCGGACGCGATCCCGGCACCATTGGCGAGATCAAGACGCTCACCTATTTGTCGCAACAATGGGCGACAGCGGGCATGGTCTCTGGGACCAATGACGCGGACAAACCATGGTTTCAGCCAGTGCCTTTGGTGCAAAGCAAGCCTGTCAGCAGCTCCGTCCGAATCCTGCAAGACGGCAAATCGCTGAAGCTGAATGAAAACGATATTCTGATTATCGGCACCGCCCCTGATGCAGCCGTTGAGGGACCAATTGTCTTCGTCGGCTATGGCACCGATGGCGAAGGCAAGGTTCTGGGCGATGTCGCTGGCAAGATCACCCTCATGCTATACGCCACGCCGGAAGGGACGGAGAAATATCCTTCACGCGATGAACGGCGTGCGGCTCTGGCCGATGCCGGTGCCGCTGCCGTCCTGACAGTTGTTCCCGACAGCTTCCCATGGCGCGCGGTAAAACGCAGCATCAAGCGCGGCTCCTATGAGCGCGCCAGCGATGACCGCCAGCCGATGATTACCGGCGCAGTCCGCTATGACTTTGCCGAAGACCTTCTGCGCCTTGGCGACAGTAGCCTCAAAGCAGAGAGCGAGGCTGCGCAGAATGCGGTCGTCTATGTCGGCTATGATACCGGCCTTACTGCGGACCTCTCCGCAACTACCGCTATACGCCGCTTCACCAGTCATAATGTGATCGGCAAGTTTCCCGGTAATAGGCCCGGCTCGGGCGCGGTGATGCTGATGGGCCATTGGGACCATTTTGGCAGCGAATGTCGCCCACCCGAGGCAGAGGATCGCATTTGCAATGGCGCGGTGGATAATGCCTCTGGCATGGCCGTACTTACCGAAGTTGCCGAAGAGCTGGGCCGGTTGGGTCCATTTGATCGCGATATCTATTTTATGGGCACCACTGCCGAAGAGCGTGGGCTTTTGGGTGCATATCATTATGCCGATTATCCGGCTTTCCCACTCGATGATATCGTTGCGGCGTTCAACCTGGACACCACGGCTATTGCTCCACGCGGGACACCTGTGGCGACTATCGGACGCGGTGAGACCGATCTGGATGACGAGATTGATGCCATCAGCCGCAGCCTTGGTCGAGAGGTGGATGAGTCATTGGACGCAAATGAATTCATCAAGCGACAGGATGGCTGGGCTTTCGCCGCCAAAGGTGTCCCAGCCTTTATGATCGGCGGTTCCTTTGCTGATGATGCTTTGCTGCAGAAATTTCTGCGCGGCAATTACCATAGTCCCGATGACGAGACCGAGAATATCCTCGATTTAGGCGGTGCGGCAGAAGATGCTGATCTGCATATCGCTTTGGTGCGCTATTTCGCCGATACGGAGAAATATTCCAAAGAATAG
- a CDS encoding IS5 family transposase: MAWTGIARAEHSREGLRYPSDMTDREWMLLEPFIPPARRGGRPRTADMREVVNALLYIASAGCAWRLLPKCFPPVSTVRRYFYAWRDTGLFDTLNMVLVMNLREIEGREASPSAGVIDSQSVKTTESGGISGYDAGKKVKGRKRHIITDTCGFLIFVLVHSADIQDRDGAVDVLAATRHRFPWLRHVFADGGYAGQKLGVTLAGMGAWTMEIIKRSDHTKGFQALPRRWVVERTFAWLGRCRRLAKDWETSIESSTAWALIASIRMIIRRTAKYCYA; encoded by the coding sequence ATGGCATGGACTGGTATTGCCCGGGCTGAGCATAGCCGGGAAGGTTTGCGATATCCATCGGATATGACGGATAGGGAGTGGATGTTGCTGGAGCCGTTCATTCCCCCGGCGAGGCGTGGTGGTCGGCCGCGGACGGCGGATATGCGCGAGGTGGTCAATGCGCTGCTCTATATTGCCTCTGCCGGATGTGCATGGAGGTTGCTGCCCAAGTGTTTTCCGCCAGTGTCGACGGTACGGCGCTATTTCTACGCATGGCGGGACACTGGCCTGTTCGATACGCTCAACATGGTGCTGGTGATGAACCTGCGCGAGATCGAGGGGCGCGAAGCCTCGCCCAGTGCTGGCGTGATCGACAGCCAGAGCGTGAAAACCACCGAGAGCGGTGGAATATCGGGTTATGACGCGGGCAAGAAGGTGAAAGGCAGGAAGCGGCACATCATAACCGACACATGCGGGTTCCTGATCTTCGTCCTCGTCCACAGTGCCGATATTCAAGACCGTGACGGGGCTGTCGATGTGCTGGCGGCAACTCGCCACCGCTTCCCCTGGTTGCGACACGTCTTTGCTGACGGAGGATATGCAGGGCAAAAACTGGGGGTTACGTTGGCTGGCATGGGGGCGTGGACCATGGAAATCATCAAGCGCTCCGATCACACCAAGGGCTTTCAAGCCCTGCCACGCCGATGGGTCGTCGAACGCACCTTCGCATGGCTAGGGCGATGCCGACGCCTCGCCAAAGACTGGGAAACATCCATCGAAAGCTCAACCGCATGGGCGCTCATCGCTTCCATCCGTATGATTATACGAAGAACCGCAAAATACTGTTATGCTTGA
- the guaB gene encoding IMP dehydrogenase — MDIPLALTFDDVLLQPAASTVLPSTADSRTRLTRDIDLNIPVLSSAMDTVTEADMAIVMAQLGGIGVLHRNLTIEEQVAAVRQVKRFESGMVVNPITIAPDATLSEAQDIMARNRISGIPVVEASGRLVGILTNRDVRFAENPAQPVRELMTSEDLATVKAGVSQDEAMRLLHQRRIEKLLVVDDEYHCVGLITVKDIEKAVTYPDATKDAAGRLRVAAASTVGEKGMERALALFDAECDVVVVDTAHGHSKMVADSVAALKNAHPDGQVIAGNVATAEATRALIDAGADAVKVGIGPGSICTTRVVAGVGVPQLTAVMDSAEEANKSNVPVIADGGLRTSGDAAKALAAGASTVMIGSMLAGTAEAPGETFLYQGRSYKSYRGMGSVGAMARGSADRYFQQDIKDQMKLVPEGIEGQVPFKGPASDVIHQLVGGIKAAMGYTGSATIEDLRTQAKFVRITNAGLAESHVHDVAITREAPNYPTR; from the coding sequence ATGGACATACCTTTGGCACTCACTTTCGACGATGTTCTGCTGCAACCGGCGGCCTCAACGGTTTTGCCAAGCACCGCAGACAGCCGCACCCGGCTGACGCGCGATATTGATCTCAATATTCCGGTGCTGTCCTCGGCGATGGATACCGTCACCGAAGCCGATATGGCCATCGTCATGGCGCAACTGGGCGGCATTGGTGTGCTGCACCGCAATCTGACGATTGAGGAACAGGTTGCTGCGGTGCGTCAGGTCAAGCGCTTTGAATCGGGCATGGTCGTCAATCCGATCACCATTGCCCCTGATGCGACTTTGTCCGAGGCGCAGGACATCATGGCGCGCAACCGTATCTCCGGCATTCCGGTTGTTGAAGCGTCGGGCCGCTTGGTCGGCATCCTCACCAATCGCGATGTGCGCTTTGCCGAGAATCCTGCCCAGCCTGTGCGCGAACTTATGACCAGCGAAGACCTTGCGACGGTCAAAGCTGGTGTAAGCCAGGACGAGGCCATGCGCCTACTGCACCAGCGCCGGATCGAGAAGCTGCTGGTGGTCGATGACGAATATCATTGCGTTGGCCTGATCACGGTAAAGGATATCGAAAAGGCGGTCACCTATCCCGATGCCACCAAGGATGCCGCAGGCAGGCTCCGCGTCGCGGCGGCTTCCACGGTCGGTGAAAAAGGCATGGAGCGCGCACTGGCTCTGTTTGATGCCGAATGCGATGTGGTGGTTGTCGATACCGCCCATGGCCATAGCAAGATGGTCGCCGACAGTGTTGCAGCGCTGAAAAATGCACATCCTGACGGCCAGGTGATTGCCGGCAATGTTGCTACCGCCGAAGCGACGCGCGCACTGATCGATGCCGGTGCCGATGCGGTTAAGGTCGGTATAGGCCCCGGCTCCATCTGCACCACGCGCGTCGTTGCAGGCGTCGGCGTGCCGCAGCTGACAGCGGTGATGGATTCTGCAGAAGAAGCGAATAAGTCCAATGTTCCGGTGATTGCCGATGGTGGCTTGAGAACCTCAGGCGATGCAGCCAAGGCACTGGCGGCGGGCGCGTCGACAGTGATGATCGGCTCCATGCTGGCGGGAACAGCCGAAGCACCGGGCGAGACATTTCTCTATCAGGGCCGCTCATACAAAAGCTATCGCGGCATGGGATCAGTCGGTGCCATGGCGCGCGGTTCGGCGGACCGCTATTTCCAGCAGGACATCAAGGACCAGATGAAACTGGTGCCCGAGGGTATTGAGGGTCAGGTGCCGTTCAAAGGCCCGGCGAGCGATGTCATTCATCAGCTCGTTGGCGGCATCAAGGCAGCGATGGGGTACACTGGCTCTGCGACGATCGAGGATCTGCGCACGCAAGCAAAGTTCGTCCGCATCACCAATGCCGGCCTTGCTGAAAGCCATGTCCATGATGTCGCGATTACGCGTGAAGCGCCCAATTATCCGACGCGGTAA
- a CDS encoding DUF3597 domain-containing protein, which produces MGIFSSIKNAIWGSEEEKTPEKPQEGAVTAAVAAAAAAAGAAAQSSVDVEAVLDAKPGADALNWRTSIVDLMKLVGLDPSFDNRKELAGEMGRADYGGSAEDNIWLHKKVLQELSANGGKVPADLL; this is translated from the coding sequence ATGGGGATTTTCTCATCCATCAAAAACGCAATCTGGGGTTCTGAAGAAGAAAAGACACCAGAAAAGCCACAGGAAGGCGCGGTCACCGCTGCAGTGGCCGCTGCTGCTGCAGCCGCTGGTGCTGCAGCACAAAGTTCGGTTGATGTTGAAGCTGTGCTCGACGCCAAGCCCGGCGCCGACGCACTGAACTGGCGCACATCGATTGTTGATCTGATGAAGCTGGTCGGCCTCGACCCCAGCTTTGACAACCGCAAGGAGCTGGCCGGCGAGATGGGCCGCGCTGACTATGGCGGTTCGGCTGAAGACAATATCTGGCTGCACAAGAAAGTGCTGCAGGAACTGTCTGCCAATGGCGGCAAGGTTCCGGCTGACCTGCTCTAA
- a CDS encoding GxxExxY protein yields the protein MENDLEDLARIAVDCGFKLHRETGPGLLEHVYEVLLFESLKEQGLFVERQKAIPIRFKGRTLEEGFRADLLVEGQLLIELKSTEKYSPLHAKQVLTYLRLMDLPLGLLMNFGMETFRDGIKRLVNNYRG from the coding sequence TTGGAAAACGATCTCGAAGATTTAGCTCGTATTGCAGTTGATTGCGGTTTCAAATTGCACCGAGAGACCGGGCCGGGGCTGTTAGAACATGTGTATGAAGTATTGCTTTTTGAATCGCTTAAAGAACAGGGCCTTTTTGTCGAAAGACAAAAAGCAATACCAATCCGCTTCAAAGGACGCACATTGGAAGAAGGCTTTCGTGCCGATCTGCTTGTTGAAGGCCAACTTTTAATAGAACTCAAGTCAACAGAGAAATATAGCCCGCTTCATGCCAAGCAAGTGCTGACCTACCTCCGATTGATGGACCTACCATTGGGATTGCTGATGAATTTCGGCATGGAAACCTTCAGAGATGGCATTAAAAGACTGGTCAACAATTACCGTGGTTAG